A genomic stretch from Chloroflexota bacterium includes:
- the lspA gene encoding signal peptidase II, whose amino-acid sequence MSSEGMTNGGFAKAVVLLLTALTILAADQLTKALVVTNLAVGQQARLLGDLVQIWHAQNRGAAFSLFQGGTVLFLIVSVLSIGMVAYFHRSLRDRTTWLHVVLGIVLGGTLGNFIDRLRQGYVTDWLSVGIGDTRWPTFNVADSSVVVGIGILVVYLFLSSPDRREATA is encoded by the coding sequence GTGAGCAGCGAGGGAATGACGAACGGCGGATTCGCGAAGGCCGTCGTCCTGCTGCTCACCGCTCTGACCATCCTGGCGGCCGACCAGCTCACGAAGGCGCTGGTGGTCACGAACCTGGCGGTCGGTCAGCAGGCTCGACTGCTGGGGGACCTGGTGCAGATCTGGCACGCACAGAATCGCGGGGCGGCATTCAGCCTCTTCCAGGGCGGCACCGTCCTCTTTCTGATCGTGTCCGTGCTCTCGATTGGCATGGTCGCCTACTTCCACCGGAGCCTGCGCGATCGAACCACCTGGCTTCACGTCGTGCTCGGGATCGTCCTGGGCGGGACGCTCGGCAACTTCATCGACCGGCTCCGCCAGGGCTACGTGACCGACTGGCTCTCGGTCGGCATCGGGGACACGCGCTGGCCGACCTTCAATGTCGCCGATTCGTCGGTCGTGGTCGGTATCGGCATCCTGGTCGTCTACCTCTTCCTGAGCAGCCCGGACCGACGCGAGGCAACCGCGTGA
- a CDS encoding sodium:calcium antiporter, translating to MDLVLLFVALVVILLGAELFTNGIEWFGHRLNLAEGAVGSVLAAVATAMPETLIPVIAIVGPTIFGGGSPNSAEIGVGAILGAPFMLSTLAMFVTGTAIVLLARNGRRGTQMNINVRVLGRDVIYFLVAYSAAIGCAFLPPELEAGRWLIAAGLVILYAVYVRAHFTDPAEEGDSSELNRLHLSRLTRRAPEPLVDLDVFPHGRGPGEAVDHPRLRIIVTQVIAALALIIVGAQVFVGAVENLSSTIGLDPRILALVIAPIATELPEKFNSVIWVRSGKDTLAMGNISGAMVFQSCLPTVLGILFTEWTFKASSALAFASAGAAFVSTLLIFGVMLRRGRLSAWSLLIGGPIYLAYVAAALLLPAGAAVGH from the coding sequence ATGGATCTGGTTCTGCTGTTCGTCGCGCTGGTGGTCATCCTGCTCGGCGCCGAGCTGTTCACCAACGGGATCGAGTGGTTCGGGCACCGACTGAACCTGGCCGAGGGGGCGGTCGGCAGCGTGCTCGCGGCAGTCGCGACGGCGATGCCGGAGACCCTCATCCCCGTCATCGCCATCGTGGGGCCGACGATCTTCGGCGGCGGTTCGCCGAACTCGGCCGAGATCGGCGTGGGCGCCATCCTCGGCGCACCGTTCATGCTCTCGACGCTCGCGATGTTCGTGACCGGAACAGCGATCGTCCTCCTTGCTCGCAACGGACGGCGTGGGACCCAGATGAACATCAACGTACGGGTCCTGGGCCGAGATGTGATCTACTTCCTGGTCGCCTATTCCGCTGCCATCGGCTGCGCCTTTCTGCCACCCGAGCTGGAGGCCGGGCGCTGGCTCATCGCCGCTGGGCTTGTCATCCTGTATGCCGTCTACGTGCGAGCCCATTTCACCGATCCCGCGGAGGAGGGCGACTCGAGCGAGCTCAACCGGCTCCACCTCAGCCGGCTGACCAGGCGCGCCCCAGAACCGCTCGTCGACCTCGACGTCTTTCCGCACGGGCGTGGGCCAGGCGAAGCGGTCGACCATCCACGGCTTCGCATCATCGTCACGCAGGTGATCGCCGCGCTAGCCCTGATCATCGTGGGCGCCCAGGTCTTCGTCGGGGCGGTGGAGAACCTGTCGAGCACCATTGGGCTGGATCCAAGGATCCTGGCCCTGGTCATCGCGCCGATCGCCACAGAGCTGCCGGAGAAGTTCAACAGCGTGATCTGGGTGCGATCCGGCAAGGACACGCTGGCGATGGGCAACATCAGCGGCGCCATGGTCTTCCAGAGCTGCCTGCCCACCGTGCTGGGCATCCTGTTCACGGAGTGGACCTTCAAGGCCAGCAGTGCACTCGCGTTCGCGTCGGCCGGCGCCGCCTTCGTCTCCACGCTCCTCATCTTCGGTGTCATGCTGCGGCGCGGCCGGCTCAGCGCCTGGTCGCTGCTGATCGGCGGCCCGATCTACCTCGCATACGTGGCTGCGGCATTGCTGCTGCCGGCTGGAGCGGCGGTGGGGCACTGA
- the ssb gene encoding single-stranded DNA-binding protein, with the protein MTLNKMMIIGNLGADPELRYTPGGKAVAELRVAVNDRSKGPDGEWQEETQWFRVELWEQAAERAAERLRKGHKVFAEGALRAREWEGKDGQKRTSLEIRFARVQSLERREPGEGGGFGEGASDAPPAVRPRGAAAQPAAAEVDAIDVDDIPF; encoded by the coding sequence ATGACCCTGAACAAGATGATGATCATCGGCAACCTTGGGGCCGACCCCGAGTTGCGCTACACCCCCGGCGGCAAGGCGGTCGCCGAGCTGCGCGTGGCCGTCAATGACCGATCCAAGGGTCCCGACGGCGAATGGCAGGAGGAGACCCAGTGGTTCCGCGTCGAGCTGTGGGAGCAGGCCGCCGAGCGCGCCGCCGAGCGGCTGCGCAAGGGGCACAAGGTCTTCGCCGAGGGCGCGCTGCGCGCCCGTGAGTGGGAAGGCAAGGACGGTCAGAAGCGGACGTCGCTCGAGATCCGTTTCGCCCGGGTGCAGTCGCTCGAGCGCCGCGAGCCCGGCGAGGGTGGCGGCTTCGGCGAGGGTGCTTCCGACGCCCCACCGGCAGTCCGGCCTCGCGGTGCGGCGGCACAGCCGGCCGCTGCCGAGGTCGATGCGATCGACGTCGACGACATCCCGTTCTAG
- the rpsR gene encoding 30S ribosomal protein S18, with amino-acid sequence MASPRSRRETADYYRDRRRRKVCNFCVDKAEAIDYKEVNRLRRYLSERAKIEPRRKTGTCARHQRMLTVALKRARHVALLPVAPQHLRP; translated from the coding sequence ATGGCAAGCCCACGTTCCCGCCGCGAAACGGCGGACTACTACCGCGATCGACGCCGGCGCAAGGTCTGCAACTTCTGCGTCGACAAGGCGGAGGCGATCGACTACAAGGAGGTCAACCGCCTGCGTCGCTACCTGTCCGAGCGCGCGAAGATCGAGCCGCGGCGCAAGACCGGCACCTGTGCGCGCCACCAGCGCATGCTGACCGTGGCGCTGAAGCGCGCCAGGCACGTCGCTCTGCTGCCGGTGGCACCACAGCACCTGCGCCCATAA
- the rpsF gene encoding 30S ribosomal protein S6 yields MRRYELMLLFRPDLEDDKLQAAVEKVTRAIVNAGGALTKVSPWGKRRLAYDIKHFREASYFLIHFDIAPAEVRSIERGILITEEILRHLVTVLEDKALGRADDDMLDAEEVIPAELDEADDLLADELPDGVGDEDEVAAQA; encoded by the coding sequence ATGCGCCGTTACGAACTGATGCTCCTGTTCCGGCCGGACCTGGAGGACGACAAGCTCCAGGCGGCGGTCGAGAAGGTGACGCGTGCCATTGTCAACGCCGGCGGGGCACTCACCAAGGTCTCGCCGTGGGGCAAGCGTCGCCTCGCCTACGACATCAAGCACTTCCGTGAGGCGAGTTACTTCCTGATCCACTTCGACATCGCACCCGCCGAGGTCCGCAGCATCGAACGTGGGATCCTGATCACCGAGGAGATCCTGCGTCACTTGGTGACCGTGCTCGAAGACAAGGCTCTGGGGCGGGCCGATGACGACATGCTGGACGCCGAAGAGGTGATCCCCGCTGAGCTCGATGAGGCAGACGACCTCCTGGCCGATGAGCTCCCAGACGGGGTCGGCGACGAAGACGAGGTAGCCGCCCAGGCATGA
- a CDS encoding AAA family ATPase codes for MPANPILICAPSPELRARLEQLREAGYVTTAVETAADSVNALGAVPFDLIIAEGLAVSGAIGRIRGATPRQVPLIVVSPAGDVEARIAFLEAGADDVIAASFARTELEARVEALLIRTGKARPEGAAGTGAGTIVTFFSPKGGVGTTTLAVNSAVLLAAGPNAMQGHAARVLLIDLDLQFGQVATHLNLSPRYDIADLCGDEQALADPILAAGYLTLHASGVSVLAGPSNPEADFRVTVDQLEKALRILRPGFDHVLVDCGSRLDPRTLWMLEQADTHVFVIFPEIAALRASTQMLGFLAETATLRATTHLVVNHIFPKELLKTRDVENLLRAKPVAEIPYSEIDMIRAVNEGVPVVFSRPSSPASRAIQVLTVAIVGAEWRQRPSTKKSQAPRRRGLHLGRR; via the coding sequence GTGCCGGCCAACCCGATCCTGATCTGCGCACCCAGCCCGGAGCTGCGCGCCCGCCTCGAGCAGCTGCGCGAGGCAGGCTACGTCACCACGGCCGTCGAGACGGCGGCGGATTCCGTCAACGCGCTGGGCGCAGTGCCCTTCGACCTGATCATTGCCGAGGGACTTGCCGTGTCAGGGGCGATCGGCCGCATTCGCGGCGCAACCCCGAGGCAGGTTCCGCTGATCGTCGTCTCCCCCGCCGGCGACGTGGAGGCCCGCATCGCCTTCCTCGAGGCCGGGGCCGACGACGTGATCGCCGCGAGCTTCGCAAGGACAGAGCTCGAGGCTCGCGTCGAGGCGCTCCTGATCCGGACCGGCAAGGCTCGTCCGGAGGGTGCGGCGGGGACCGGGGCTGGCACGATCGTGACCTTCTTCTCACCCAAGGGCGGGGTCGGAACGACGACGCTCGCGGTGAACTCGGCCGTGCTGCTGGCCGCCGGTCCCAACGCGATGCAGGGCCACGCCGCGCGTGTCCTGTTGATCGACCTGGACCTGCAGTTCGGCCAGGTCGCGACGCACCTGAACCTCTCACCGCGCTACGACATCGCCGACCTGTGCGGCGACGAGCAGGCACTGGCCGATCCCATCCTGGCTGCGGGCTACCTGACCCTGCACGCGTCAGGTGTCAGCGTGCTTGCCGGACCCTCGAACCCGGAGGCTGACTTCCGGGTGACCGTCGACCAGCTCGAGAAGGCGCTCCGCATCCTGCGTCCTGGATTCGACCATGTCCTGGTCGATTGCGGATCGCGCCTCGACCCCCGCACGCTGTGGATGCTCGAGCAGGCCGACACCCACGTATTCGTCATCTTCCCGGAGATCGCGGCCCTCCGCGCCTCGACGCAGATGCTCGGCTTCCTGGCGGAGACCGCGACGCTGCGGGCCACGACGCACCTCGTCGTCAACCATATCTTCCCCAAGGAGCTGCTCAAGACGCGGGACGTCGAGAACCTGCTCCGCGCCAAGCCGGTGGCCGAGATCCCGTACTCTGAGATCGACATGATCCGCGCAGTGAACGAGGGCGTGCCGGTGGTCTTCAGCCGCCCCAGCTCTCCCGCCTCGCGGGCGATCCAGGTCCTGACGGTGGCGATCGTCGGCGCCGAGTGGCGTCAACGGCCGAGTACAAAGAAGAGCCAGGCGCCCCGTCGCCGCGGGCTGCACCTCGGTCGACGCTGA
- a CDS encoding branched-chain amino acid transaminase → MKQQTATATAEADRTAGLWAYFRGDFVPLAEAKISVMTHAFNYGTAVFEGVRCYWNAEQEQLYGLDLLAHFERIHRSVRLLQLELRHTPEELVGITVELLRRDGFREDAYIRPICYKSSEIIGVRLHNLESDLTIFAVPFGKYIDTEAGIRAQVSTWRRTDDNAIPARSKITGSYVNGAFAKSEAQMNGFDEAIMLTHDGHVSEGSAENLFIVREGTLITPPGSDNILEGITREHMITMAGDLGLPVKERSIDRTELYMADEVFLCGTGAQLAPVVEVDRRQIGTGKVGPITHRLHQLYFDAVRGRSDAYRDWLTPVY, encoded by the coding sequence CTGAAGCAGCAAACCGCCACGGCCACCGCCGAGGCGGACCGCACGGCAGGTCTGTGGGCCTACTTCCGCGGGGATTTCGTGCCCCTTGCCGAAGCCAAGATCAGTGTGATGACCCACGCCTTCAATTACGGCACGGCCGTCTTCGAGGGCGTCCGCTGCTATTGGAACGCCGAGCAGGAACAGCTCTACGGGCTCGACCTTCTGGCGCATTTCGAGCGGATTCATCGGTCCGTCAGGCTCCTCCAGCTGGAGCTGCGACACACCCCAGAGGAGCTCGTCGGGATCACCGTCGAGCTCCTTCGGCGAGACGGCTTCCGCGAGGATGCCTACATCCGACCGATCTGCTACAAGTCGAGCGAGATCATCGGCGTTCGCCTCCACAACCTCGAGTCCGACCTCACCATCTTCGCGGTGCCGTTCGGCAAGTACATCGACACCGAGGCGGGGATCCGGGCCCAGGTGAGCACCTGGCGCAGGACCGATGACAACGCCATCCCGGCTCGCAGCAAGATCACCGGCTCGTATGTGAACGGCGCCTTCGCCAAGAGCGAGGCACAGATGAACGGCTTCGACGAGGCGATCATGCTGACGCACGATGGCCACGTCAGCGAGGGCAGCGCGGAGAACCTTTTCATCGTGCGCGAAGGGACCCTGATCACGCCCCCGGGCAGCGACAACATCCTGGAGGGGATCACGCGCGAGCACATGATCACGATGGCCGGCGACCTCGGCCTCCCGGTCAAGGAGCGCAGCATCGACCGCACTGAGCTGTACATGGCCGACGAGGTCTTCCTGTGCGGGACGGGCGCCCAGCTGGCTCCGGTGGTCGAGGTCGACCGGCGGCAGATCGGGACTGGCAAGGTTGGCCCCATCACGCACCGCCTGCACCAGCTCTACTTCGACGCGGTGCGCGGTCGCTCTGACGCCTACCGCGACTGGCTGACGCCGGTCTACTAA
- a CDS encoding aspartate kinase, translating to MATIVQKYGGTSIGDAERIKRVAERVVASAAAGDRICVVVSAMGDATDDLMGLAAEVSSDPHERELDMLLTAGERISMALVSMAIIDLGRDAVSFTGAQAGIITDATHGRARIVEVSANRVAEALEAGTIAIVAGFQGVSTTDDVTTLGRGGSDMTAVALAAALGADVCEIYTDVDGVFTADPRVVPDARKLAAVSYEEMLELATSGARVLMSRCVETARNHGIPIHVRSSLGDAEGTWVTAEGERMEQAIIAGIAHDTSEAKVTILGVPDRPGIAARVFRPLADAGVNIDMIVQNVSAAGHTDISFTLPKEDLRRARAALEQVRIDVGASDVLTDDDIARVSLVGAGMKTHPGVAADMFDALADAGINIEIISTSPIRISCVVRAAEIERAVQVVHDRFRLADPAIYREEPTTVAPAAPEIGS from the coding sequence ATGGCCACCATCGTCCAGAAGTACGGCGGCACGTCCATCGGCGACGCGGAGCGGATCAAGCGCGTCGCTGAACGCGTCGTGGCCTCCGCGGCCGCCGGGGATCGCATCTGCGTGGTCGTATCGGCCATGGGAGACGCGACCGACGATCTGATGGGGCTTGCCGCAGAAGTGTCGTCCGATCCGCACGAGCGCGAGCTGGACATGCTTCTGACCGCCGGCGAACGCATCTCGATGGCGCTCGTCTCGATGGCCATCATCGACCTTGGGCGTGATGCGGTCTCGTTCACCGGCGCGCAGGCCGGCATCATCACCGACGCGACCCACGGGCGAGCTCGGATCGTCGAGGTCAGCGCCAACCGCGTCGCCGAGGCGCTGGAGGCGGGCACCATCGCCATCGTGGCCGGCTTCCAGGGCGTCTCGACCACCGACGACGTGACCACGCTCGGCCGCGGCGGGTCAGACATGACCGCCGTCGCCCTGGCCGCCGCGCTGGGGGCTGACGTCTGCGAGATCTACACCGATGTCGACGGAGTCTTCACTGCCGACCCACGCGTCGTCCCCGACGCTCGCAAGCTGGCCGCCGTCTCCTACGAGGAGATGCTTGAGCTGGCCACCAGCGGGGCACGCGTGCTGATGTCACGATGCGTGGAGACGGCGCGGAATCACGGGATTCCGATCCACGTTCGATCGTCCCTCGGCGACGCGGAGGGAACGTGGGTCACAGCGGAGGGTGAACGGATGGAGCAGGCGATCATCGCGGGGATTGCCCATGACACCTCAGAGGCGAAGGTCACGATCCTGGGCGTGCCGGATCGACCGGGAATCGCGGCCCGCGTCTTCCGCCCGCTGGCCGACGCCGGCGTCAACATCGACATGATCGTGCAGAACGTGTCAGCCGCCGGCCATACCGACATCTCCTTCACGCTTCCCAAGGAGGACCTGCGGCGGGCGCGGGCGGCGCTGGAGCAGGTGCGCATCGACGTCGGAGCGTCAGACGTCCTGACAGACGACGACATCGCCCGCGTGTCGCTGGTCGGAGCGGGCATGAAGACGCATCCCGGTGTCGCCGCCGACATGTTCGACGCGCTTGCCGACGCCGGCATCAACATCGAGATCATCTCCACCTCGCCGATCCGCATCTCGTGCGTAGTTCGCGCCGCCGAGATCGAGCGTGCAGTGCAGGTCGTCCATGATCGATTCCGGCTCGCCGACCCCGCGATCTATCGCGAGGAACCCACGACCGTCGCGCCCGCCGCCCCCGAGATCGGCTCGTGA
- a CDS encoding aspartate-semialdehyde dehydrogenase, whose amino-acid sequence MKLAVVGATGAVGGEIMRILEERDLGITELVPIATARSAGRMLTHRGRAVPVVAISPESFDGVDLALFDTPDEASVEWAPIAAARGAVVVDNSAAWRMDPDVPLVVPEVNPEAAHHRPKGIIASPNCTMLTLVMPLAALHRGAGVRRVIMSSYQAASGAGQAGANELVEQIVVAARQPDVVGTGLGRDVVSCGRVFAHPLAMNVIPHIGSVRPNGYTGEEVKLGEETRKVLGLPDLRVTATCVRVPTVIGHAISVHAEFDRAISADEARAILRDAPGVEVLDDTAAGVYPTPLQAAGRDPCFVGRIRQDPDDDHALEWFSVADNLRKGAALNAIQIAELLVPADRLG is encoded by the coding sequence GTGAAGCTGGCGGTGGTGGGTGCCACCGGCGCCGTGGGCGGCGAGATCATGCGCATCCTCGAGGAGCGCGACCTGGGCATCACCGAGTTGGTGCCAATCGCCACGGCGCGTTCAGCGGGACGGATGCTGACGCACCGTGGACGGGCAGTGCCCGTGGTCGCCATCAGCCCGGAATCGTTCGATGGCGTCGACCTGGCGCTCTTCGACACGCCTGACGAGGCATCCGTCGAGTGGGCGCCCATTGCGGCGGCGCGCGGGGCGGTCGTGGTCGACAACTCGGCCGCCTGGCGCATGGACCCCGACGTGCCGCTCGTCGTGCCCGAGGTCAACCCCGAGGCGGCGCATCATCGACCGAAGGGCATCATCGCGAGCCCGAACTGCACGATGCTCACCCTGGTCATGCCGCTCGCTGCCCTCCACCGTGGGGCCGGTGTCCGGCGCGTGATCATGTCGTCGTACCAGGCCGCGTCGGGGGCGGGGCAGGCCGGCGCCAATGAGCTCGTGGAGCAGATCGTGGTGGCCGCGCGCCAGCCCGACGTGGTGGGCACGGGCCTGGGCCGCGATGTGGTCTCCTGCGGGCGTGTGTTCGCACATCCACTGGCCATGAACGTCATCCCGCACATCGGGTCAGTACGCCCGAACGGCTACACCGGTGAGGAGGTCAAGCTGGGCGAGGAGACGCGCAAGGTGCTCGGCCTGCCGGATCTCCGGGTCACGGCCACGTGCGTGCGCGTGCCGACGGTCATCGGCCACGCCATCTCCGTCCACGCCGAGTTCGACCGGGCAATCTCCGCCGATGAGGCGCGCGCGATCCTGCGCGATGCCCCCGGCGTGGAGGTCCTCGACGACACGGCAGCCGGCGTCTACCCCACGCCGTTGCAGGCTGCCGGCCGCGACCCGTGCTTCGTCGGGCGCATCCGCCAGGACCCCGATGACGACCACGCGCTCGAGTGGTTCAGCGTGGCCGACAACCTGCGCAAGGGCGCTGCCCTCAACGCCATCCAGATCGCCGAGCTGTTGGTGCCTGCGGATCGGCTAGGCTGA
- the ileS gene encoding isoleucine--tRNA ligase: MFKPVSGKLDVPAVEREQIEVWRERRTMERYLARNERAERRFSFLDGPITANGPMGVHHAWGRTYKDLYQRYHTMLGERQRYQNGFDCQGLWIEVDVEKQLGFNNKRQIEEFGIDRFVELCKERVNTFAALQTEQSKRLGMWMDWEHSYFTNSDENNYTIWAFLKECHARGLIYKGHDVMPWCPRCGTGLSNMEIATEGYREIRHLSLTIRLPITSPGHDGEDLLVWTTTPWTLSSNVAAAVHPELTYVLVEGSDGRRSWISHGSQPRVMPDATIAREAKGRELIGLAYAGPFDELPIQSGIEHRVIEWTEVSDEEGTGIVHIAPACGQEDFALAKRDGLAVLDPIDEFGIFRDGYGWQTGRFAGATEDPAADLATDVATDLERKGLLVSRERYLHHYPVCWRCGTQLVFRLVDEWFIAMDPLREPIGAVTRQISWLPPGIGLEERELDWLRNMSDWMISKKRYYGLALPIWECADCAAWEVIGSRDELEQRAVAGWEAFAGHSPHKPFIDMVEIDCPSCGGRSRRIGDVGNPWLDAGIVGFSTLRWNTDRDYWAEWFPADFLVEAFPGQFRNWFYALLTMSTVLAGAPMTRTIFGYATVLDEHGEEMHKSRGNAIPFDEAAEQIGADVMRWMYSAANPAVNLNFGYGPGHEVVRRFFLPLWNTYGFLVTYARLDGWTPPQADVASESARTLLDRWVLSRLDAVVGDVRRALDTHDAARAARAIEGFVEDLSNWYVRRNRRRFWKGELDDDKRAAYATLHEVLATVARLLAPFVPHLADAMWGNLVVAVDPAATDSVHLTDYPDRVPGRSQPDIDAAVSLAREVVSLGRTARAASGLKTRQPLASVRVKLPASANGQLSPDSATAAELQAEILDELNAKSLEVLTDASELVERTLYPLLPVIGPRHGADVGRVLAAARTGDWRLLEGGGAEAGGVSLAPDEFELTARARPGHEVAEAGDLLVALDTHLTPELQAEGLAREVAHRLQGLRKTAGLEVSDRVDASIDGAPTLVAQLIPHRDWLAAEILAVTLELGGDTDLGRSAAVEEAALPEGGLRLSLRRA; the protein is encoded by the coding sequence GTGTTCAAACCGGTATCCGGAAAGCTGGATGTCCCCGCCGTCGAGCGGGAGCAGATCGAGGTCTGGCGCGAGCGGCGGACGATGGAGCGCTACCTCGCGCGCAACGAGCGGGCGGAGCGTCGCTTCAGCTTCCTGGACGGCCCGATCACGGCCAACGGCCCGATGGGTGTGCACCACGCCTGGGGCCGCACCTACAAAGACCTCTACCAGCGCTACCACACCATGCTCGGCGAGCGGCAGCGCTACCAGAACGGGTTCGACTGCCAGGGCTTGTGGATCGAGGTCGACGTCGAGAAGCAGCTCGGCTTCAACAACAAGCGCCAGATCGAGGAGTTCGGGATCGACCGCTTCGTGGAGCTGTGCAAGGAGCGGGTCAACACCTTCGCGGCCCTCCAGACCGAGCAGAGCAAGCGGCTCGGCATGTGGATGGACTGGGAGCACAGCTACTTCACCAACAGCGACGAGAACAACTACACGATCTGGGCCTTCCTGAAGGAATGCCACGCACGGGGCCTGATCTATAAGGGCCACGACGTGATGCCGTGGTGCCCGCGCTGCGGCACCGGGCTCTCGAACATGGAGATCGCGACCGAGGGCTACCGTGAGATCCGGCACCTGTCGCTCACGATCCGGCTGCCGATCACCAGCCCCGGCCACGACGGCGAGGACCTCCTGGTATGGACCACGACCCCCTGGACCCTCTCCAGCAACGTGGCGGCAGCGGTTCATCCGGAGCTCACCTACGTGCTGGTCGAGGGCAGCGACGGGCGGCGTTCGTGGATCTCGCACGGCTCGCAGCCCCGGGTCATGCCCGATGCGACCATCGCTCGCGAGGCGAAGGGTCGCGAGCTGATCGGGCTGGCCTATGCCGGCCCATTCGACGAGCTGCCGATCCAGTCGGGCATCGAGCACCGCGTGATCGAGTGGACCGAGGTCTCGGACGAAGAGGGAACCGGCATCGTGCACATCGCCCCTGCCTGCGGGCAGGAGGACTTCGCCCTGGCCAAGCGCGACGGGCTGGCGGTCCTCGATCCGATCGACGAGTTCGGCATCTTCCGTGACGGCTATGGCTGGCAGACGGGTCGCTTCGCCGGTGCCACCGAGGACCCCGCGGCGGATCTCGCCACCGACGTGGCAACCGACCTCGAGCGCAAGGGCCTGCTGGTGAGCCGCGAGCGCTACCTGCACCACTACCCGGTCTGCTGGCGCTGCGGGACACAGCTCGTCTTTCGCCTGGTGGATGAGTGGTTCATCGCGATGGACCCGCTCCGTGAGCCGATCGGCGCGGTGACGCGCCAGATCTCCTGGCTCCCGCCGGGGATCGGCCTGGAGGAGCGCGAGCTGGACTGGCTGCGAAACATGAGCGACTGGATGATCAGCAAGAAGCGCTACTACGGGTTGGCGCTGCCGATCTGGGAATGCGCCGACTGCGCGGCCTGGGAGGTGATCGGGTCGCGCGACGAGCTCGAGCAGCGGGCGGTGGCCGGCTGGGAGGCGTTCGCTGGGCACTCGCCGCACAAGCCATTCATCGACATGGTCGAGATCGACTGCCCATCGTGCGGCGGGCGCTCGCGGCGGATCGGCGACGTCGGCAACCCGTGGCTCGACGCCGGGATCGTGGGCTTCAGCACGCTGCGCTGGAACACCGATCGCGACTACTGGGCGGAGTGGTTCCCGGCCGACTTCCTGGTCGAGGCCTTTCCCGGCCAGTTCCGCAACTGGTTCTACGCCCTGCTGACGATGTCGACCGTCCTGGCCGGCGCCCCGATGACCCGAACGATCTTCGGGTACGCCACCGTTCTGGACGAGCATGGCGAGGAGATGCACAAGAGCCGTGGGAACGCCATTCCCTTCGACGAGGCGGCGGAGCAGATCGGCGCCGATGTGATGCGCTGGATGTACTCGGCCGCCAACCCGGCCGTCAACCTGAACTTTGGGTACGGCCCCGGTCACGAGGTCGTGCGCCGCTTCTTCCTGCCCCTCTGGAATACCTACGGATTCCTGGTCACCTATGCGCGGCTCGATGGCTGGACCCCCCCGCAGGCCGATGTGGCGTCGGAGTCGGCGCGCACCCTGCTGGACCGATGGGTCCTGTCGCGGCTGGACGCGGTGGTCGGCGACGTGCGCCGCGCGCTGGACACCCATGACGCTGCTCGCGCCGCGCGAGCGATCGAGGGCTTCGTCGAGGACCTCTCCAACTGGTACGTGAGGCGCAATCGCCGGCGCTTCTGGAAGGGCGAGCTGGACGACGACAAGCGCGCGGCGTACGCCACGCTGCACGAGGTGCTGGCCACCGTCGCCCGTCTGCTCGCGCCGTTCGTGCCCCACCTGGCCGATGCGATGTGGGGCAACCTGGTGGTCGCCGTCGACCCGGCCGCGACCGACAGCGTCCACCTCACCGACTACCCCGATCGCGTCCCCGGCCGGTCGCAGCCCGACATCGACGCTGCCGTCTCGCTGGCGCGCGAGGTCGTGTCGCTGGGCCGCACCGCCAGGGCGGCTTCGGGGCTCAAGACACGCCAGCCGCTGGCGAGCGTGCGCGTCAAGCTGCCCGCGTCGGCCAATGGGCAATTGAGCCCGGACTCGGCCACCGCGGCAGAGCTGCAGGCCGAGATCCTCGACGAGCTCAACGCCAAGTCGCTCGAGGTGCTTACCGACGCGTCGGAGCTCGTGGAGCGCACGCTCTATCCGCTCCTGCCGGTGATCGGCCCGCGCCACGGCGCCGACGTGGGAAGGGTCCTGGCCGCGGCCAGGACCGGCGACTGGCGGCTCCTCGAGGGCGGGGGAGCGGAGGCGGGCGGGGTCTCGCTGGCTCCCGACGAATTCGAGCTGACGGCGCGCGCACGACCCGGCCACGAGGTCGCGGAGGCGGGCGACCTGCTGGTCGCGCTCGACACGCATCTGACGCCCGAGCTGCAGGCCGAGGGGCTTGCGCGCGAGGTGGCGCATCGGCTCCAGGGGCTGCGCAAGACGGCGGGGCTCGAGGTGAGCGATCGCGTGGACGCGTCAATCGACGGTGCGCCCACCCTCGTCGCACAGCTGATCCCACATCGCGACTGGCTGGCCGCCGAGATCCTGGCGGTCACACTCGAGCTCGGCGGCGACACCGATCTGGGCCGGAGCGCTGCCGTCGAGGAGGCGGCGTTGCCCGAGGGCGGGTTGCGCCTGAGCCTGCGCCGCGCCTGA